A region of Planococcus sp. MSAK28401 DNA encodes the following proteins:
- the flgK gene encoding flagellar hook-associated protein FlgK: MSTFHTLETGNRGLSASQASLSTTGQNIANANTKGYSRQQVNTSSSVSLDVWTKQGAGQLGTGVSIDSVMRVRDRFLDQQYRGHTAEFATWQAKSEALGNVETILGEPGDNGLNASMGRLWNAWQDLESDPSNLAVQAVVKERAQAFADVAKTIDRSMGDLATELTERTTAAEKEAQTLISRIEELNKNIMRTGPQANNLRDERDAAVDKLSQLMDIKVSEKTDGSYALTLAANNQPVKAGEALEPETAGGKLGGLAEAAATVTSYRENVNVAVTEFAEANGNVFENTAAGELRVAKDTKLELPNGLDEDVKKVQADFRALVSGLGAEAQSAGYAVSTQQQLMVSTENRRQSVAGVSLDEEMSNLVKFQHAYNAAARLVSTTDEMLDTIINRMAAR, encoded by the coding sequence GTGTCAACTTTTCACACTTTGGAAACCGGCAACCGCGGCTTGTCTGCAAGCCAGGCGAGCCTCTCCACGACCGGCCAAAATATCGCGAATGCCAATACGAAAGGCTACTCGCGCCAACAAGTGAATACGAGTTCCTCTGTTTCTCTTGACGTCTGGACCAAACAAGGCGCAGGCCAGCTCGGGACCGGTGTTTCCATCGACTCAGTGATGCGTGTGCGGGACCGCTTTCTCGATCAGCAGTACCGCGGACATACCGCGGAATTTGCAACATGGCAAGCAAAGAGCGAGGCGCTTGGAAATGTCGAAACGATTCTCGGGGAGCCGGGAGATAACGGCCTCAATGCTTCGATGGGCCGGTTGTGGAATGCTTGGCAAGACTTGGAAAGCGATCCATCGAACCTTGCCGTACAAGCAGTCGTAAAAGAGCGGGCGCAAGCATTTGCGGACGTGGCAAAAACGATTGACCGGTCGATGGGCGATTTGGCCACAGAGTTGACAGAGCGTACAACGGCAGCGGAGAAAGAAGCGCAGACCTTGATCTCGCGAATTGAAGAATTGAACAAAAACATCATGCGGACAGGCCCGCAGGCAAACAATCTGCGCGATGAACGCGACGCGGCCGTCGACAAATTGTCTCAGTTGATGGACATCAAAGTTTCAGAAAAAACAGATGGCAGCTATGCGCTAACACTAGCGGCAAACAATCAGCCGGTGAAAGCCGGCGAAGCACTCGAGCCTGAGACAGCCGGCGGCAAGCTTGGCGGACTCGCGGAAGCCGCAGCTACTGTCACGAGCTACCGAGAAAACGTTAACGTCGCGGTGACAGAATTCGCTGAAGCGAACGGCAATGTTTTTGAAAATACGGCAGCAGGCGAATTGCGTGTGGCAAAAGATACCAAGCTCGAACTGCCGAACGGCCTTGATGAAGACGTGAAAAAAGTGCAAGCCGATTTTCGGGCACTGGTCAGCGGCTTAGGTGCGGAAGCACAGAGTGCAGGCTATGCGGTTTCAACGCAACAGCAATTGATGGTATCGACCGAAAACCGCCGCCAGTCAGTCGCGGGTGTTTCGCTGGATGAGGAAATGTCGAACTTGGTGAAATTCCAGCATGCCTACAATGCAGCAGCGCGCTTGGTGTCGACCACCGATGAAATGCTTGATACAATCATTAACCGAATGGCTGCACGCTAA
- the flgL gene encoding flagellar hook-associated protein FlgL, with product MRVTQQMMHQNSVNHMQQNLGRFEKTNLQASSGKLLHKPSDDPQAVAKSMSLKTVMSANDQFERNIGDANLWLDENDRSIQAMVDVTQRIRELGVQGGSGILSPEDRELIFKEVGVLNEQLRQFANSEVDGRYLFGGTDGTVKPFPTATSFETVDVDGPVKTAKIGPGLQVEIGILPQTLVGNAEDPSNLFWVVGQLADSIQAGGQVGLDGIDEALERLLTAAAENGARQNRIEATESRILDAKLSLGSALSSIEDVDYAEILIKLKSEESIYQASLSSSAKIMQTNLMDFLR from the coding sequence ATGAGAGTAACCCAACAAATGATGCATCAAAATTCCGTCAACCATATGCAGCAAAATCTCGGGCGCTTTGAGAAAACCAACTTGCAGGCATCAAGCGGTAAATTGCTCCATAAACCGTCCGACGATCCGCAAGCGGTGGCTAAATCGATGAGCTTGAAAACTGTCATGTCGGCAAATGATCAATTTGAACGCAATATCGGAGATGCCAACTTATGGCTGGATGAAAATGATCGCTCCATCCAAGCGATGGTCGATGTCACCCAGCGCATCCGGGAGCTTGGGGTTCAAGGCGGGAGCGGAATATTATCTCCAGAAGATCGCGAATTGATTTTCAAAGAGGTCGGCGTGCTGAATGAGCAATTACGCCAATTTGCCAACTCGGAAGTTGATGGAAGATATTTATTTGGGGGTACGGATGGTACGGTGAAGCCATTTCCAACAGCTACTTCATTTGAAACAGTCGATGTTGACGGCCCGGTGAAAACGGCTAAAATCGGCCCGGGCTTACAAGTTGAAATTGGTATTCTGCCTCAAACGCTCGTCGGCAATGCAGAAGATCCGAGCAATTTGTTCTGGGTGGTCGGCCAACTTGCTGACAGCATCCAAGCGGGCGGGCAAGTTGGACTGGATGGCATTGACGAAGCGCTGGAACGTTTATTAACCGCAGCGGCTGAAAACGGCGCCCGCCAAAACCGAATCGAAGCGACCGAAAGCCGCATATTGGACGCCAAGCTTTCTCTTGGATCTGCGTTATCTTCTATAGAAGATGTAGACTATGCTGAAATACTAATAAAGTTAAAAAGTGAGGAAAGCATTTACCAAGCGAGCCTGTCATCATCTGCCAAGATCATGCAGACAAACTTAATGGATTTTCTTCGATAA
- a CDS encoding flagellar hook-basal body protein yields the protein MNIQMNAASSSMRELQKKIDMIANNVANVNTTGYKKQEANFADTLLHSVNKQAGPANEIGRSTPNGLRIGGGTLLSDGVTRHSLGQMQQTGRELDFAIDSPNSYFRVSNEEGIYYTRNGSFQAEPIAGSERLALVTASGDSVLDADGTPITLAAGYEELNIGTNGFVTATYAGQAAETFQFGTAQINRTALLEKTGDNRYRLPGTEAEQIAAGALELGGSAISQAVLETSNVDMASEMTELIATQRLFQSQGRAISFADDMMGLVNTMKS from the coding sequence ATGAACATCCAAATGAACGCAGCGAGCAGCTCAATGCGCGAACTGCAGAAGAAAATCGACATGATCGCCAATAACGTCGCCAATGTCAATACGACCGGTTATAAAAAACAAGAAGCTAATTTTGCAGACACGCTGCTTCATAGCGTCAACAAGCAAGCCGGCCCTGCCAATGAAATCGGCCGGAGCACGCCAAACGGTCTGCGCATTGGCGGAGGGACGCTGTTATCCGACGGCGTCACCCGGCATTCGCTCGGCCAAATGCAGCAAACCGGCCGTGAATTGGATTTTGCCATCGATTCCCCGAATAGCTATTTCCGGGTCTCGAACGAAGAGGGCATTTATTACACTAGAAACGGATCGTTCCAAGCCGAGCCGATTGCAGGCAGCGAGCGATTGGCGCTTGTCACCGCTTCGGGCGATTCAGTGCTGGACGCTGATGGAACGCCGATCACGCTTGCAGCGGGATACGAAGAATTGAACATCGGGACAAACGGCTTCGTGACGGCAACTTATGCCGGCCAAGCGGCTGAAACTTTCCAATTCGGAACCGCTCAAATTAACCGGACCGCCCTACTGGAAAAAACAGGCGATAACCGCTACCGCTTGCCTGGGACTGAAGCCGAGCAAATTGCAGCCGGCGCCTTGGAACTCGGAGGTTCTGCTATTTCCCAAGCGGTGCTGGAAACTTCAAACGTTGACATGGCGAGCGAAATGACCGAACTGATCGCCACGCAGCGCCTCTTTCAATCACAAGGCCGCGCGATTTCTTTTGCGGACGATATGATGGGCTTAGTCAATACGATGAAGTCCTAA
- a CDS encoding flagellar hook-basal body protein, with protein MFRGLYTATSGMMSQNRNQQILTNNLSNSNTPGFKTDESAIRSFPQQLIKAQNANQPAPIGRLSTGVYVQEAIPSFLQGPIRETGNATDLALVDDNLLPDAETGERGTLLFAVETEEGDVRYTRNGQFTVDAEGFLATSFGQRVLGDNLQPLQVGDSGFAVQNNGGLTLADGTNAGSLWIGTANEPEQLIKQGHNLLAWAGDDADAPALAEDAERFVKQGFIEQSNVDLTRTMTDMMTAYRGFESNQKVIQAYDRSMEKAVNEIGRV; from the coding sequence ATGTTTCGAGGATTATACACAGCGACTTCGGGAATGATGTCTCAAAATAGAAATCAACAAATATTGACAAATAATCTATCTAATTCCAATACTCCGGGATTCAAGACAGACGAATCGGCAATTCGTTCATTTCCACAGCAATTGATTAAGGCGCAAAATGCCAATCAGCCTGCGCCGATTGGCAGGCTCTCCACTGGCGTCTACGTCCAAGAAGCCATTCCTTCATTTTTGCAGGGGCCGATACGCGAAACAGGCAACGCCACCGATTTGGCTTTGGTCGACGATAATTTATTGCCGGATGCCGAAACCGGCGAGCGCGGCACTTTGTTGTTTGCGGTTGAAACCGAAGAAGGCGACGTTCGCTATACGCGAAATGGACAGTTTACGGTCGATGCGGAAGGATTTCTTGCCACCAGCTTCGGCCAGCGAGTGCTTGGCGATAACCTTCAGCCGCTGCAAGTCGGCGATAGCGGCTTTGCTGTTCAAAATAATGGCGGCCTTACCCTAGCGGATGGAACCAATGCCGGAAGCTTATGGATCGGGACTGCAAATGAGCCGGAACAACTGATCAAGCAAGGCCATAACTTGCTTGCTTGGGCGGGAGACGACGCGGACGCACCGGCACTCGCTGAAGATGCTGAACGATTCGTCAAGCAAGGCTTCATCGAACAGTCGAATGTCGATTTGACACGAACGATGACCGATATGATGACCGCTTATCGTGGATTTGAATCCAACCAAAAAGTAATCCAGGCCTATGACCGCAGCATGGAAAAAGCGGTCAATGAAATCGGGCGGGTTTAA
- the flgB gene encoding flagellar basal body rod protein FlgB, producing the protein MNIFPSSIQKMEQALSTSTLKQRVHAGNIANVDTANYKSKQVNFQQAMEQASASQMKSYRTDTRHLEFQSGQGASPVTVNHNTKMTPNGNNVDMDFEMAELAKNQLWYNAVTERVNGKLSSLSSVINGGR; encoded by the coding sequence ATGAATATCTTTCCATCAAGCATTCAAAAAATGGAGCAAGCGTTGTCGACTTCAACACTCAAACAACGTGTCCATGCAGGAAATATCGCCAATGTCGACACGGCCAACTACAAAAGCAAGCAAGTGAATTTTCAGCAGGCGATGGAACAAGCAAGTGCTTCACAGATGAAGAGCTATCGTACCGATACACGCCACCTGGAGTTTCAAAGCGGGCAAGGGGCCTCGCCGGTGACAGTCAACCACAATACAAAAATGACGCCGAACGGCAATAATGTCGATATGGATTTTGAAATGGCGGAGCTTGCGAAAAACCAATTATGGTATAACGCCGTTACAGAGCGCGTCAACGGCAAGTTGTCCAGTTTGAGTTCAGTCATCAATGGAGGGAGATAA
- the flgC gene encoding flagellar basal body rod protein FlgC: protein MSLFNGLNISASGLTANRLRMDVVSSNIANANTNRAELVDGEWVPYRRKTVELSTAGTSPFAKQLTAAMENKGAGAGVKASAIREDATPFPVTYDPEHPDADAEGYVRTSNVDPIKEMVDLMSATRSYEANVTAMNASKSMFMKALEIGK from the coding sequence ATGTCTTTATTTAATGGCCTGAACATTAGCGCATCCGGCCTCACCGCCAATCGTTTGCGGATGGATGTTGTGTCTTCGAATATTGCCAATGCCAATACGAACCGCGCTGAATTGGTCGACGGGGAATGGGTACCGTACCGCCGCAAGACCGTGGAATTATCGACAGCCGGCACATCGCCGTTTGCCAAACAGCTGACGGCAGCCATGGAAAATAAAGGAGCCGGAGCCGGTGTAAAAGCGAGCGCGATCCGCGAAGATGCGACGCCATTTCCTGTTACCTACGATCCAGAGCATCCGGATGCCGATGCAGAAGGCTACGTACGCACATCGAATGTGGATCCGATTAAGGAAATGGTCGATTTGATGTCGGCGACGCGTTCCTATGAAGCAAACGTCACCGCGATGAACGCTTCAAAAAGCATGTTTATGAAAGCACTTGAAATCGGAAAATAA
- the fliE gene encoding flagellar hook-basal body complex protein FliE, with protein sequence MDKIAQLQTPFLQNQFLEKMQPEPQATGFGDVFKNALKEVSAAQNVSDKKTDQLLTGEVKDVHEVMIASQKASLSLQMTMQVRNKVVEAYQEVMRMQV encoded by the coding sequence ATGGATAAAATTGCACAGTTGCAGACGCCGTTTCTGCAAAATCAATTCTTGGAAAAAATGCAACCGGAGCCGCAAGCGACAGGGTTCGGAGATGTCTTCAAGAATGCATTGAAAGAAGTCAGCGCGGCGCAAAATGTATCCGATAAAAAGACGGATCAATTGTTGACGGGCGAAGTGAAAGATGTCCATGAAGTGATGATCGCTTCGCAAAAAGCGAGCTTGTCGCTGCAAATGACGATGCAAGTGCGCAACAAAGTAGTGGAAGCGTACCAAGAAGTGATGAGAATGCAGGTATGA
- the fliF gene encoding flagellar basal-body MS-ring/collar protein FliF, with translation MKEKFETYKTKTKDSWGSLSKATKWLMAASFFITLLALGLFVFFNSQTNMSPLYSNLDPAEAGEIKAAIETQGIPVEVSTDGSTISVPDEQVASLKVSLAAEGLPKNGNVTYGIFSENMGLGMTDRHFDVVERDAMQNELAYLVKQIAGVTDANVMITLPKENVWLTDEEQVSTASIVIQGDGTLNLDQKQINGLYHLVSKSVPNLPMEQIVIMDQNGQVFELQDTGAPDTNLTVYQQNREIQQGIEQDIQRELQQMLGLLLGQDKVVVSVMANIDFTKEKREEQLVEPVDLETGEGIDISVERIVETYASEGAALADDAGTGETDIANYPAADGSGTSESERTEERINREVNRISRQIEMSPYVIDDITINVGVEPPVPDNPASLTEQNMTDIRNLLGNTVSASLSMNEFQPTPAELDDRISIFATEFQGRPELAEEEPVTTFWTGVPLLWYVVAGVAIILLAGIILLVAKRRKKQQEELAAELEMDYFERAAAKMQPAATEQDGGVDLSEFNNRTNPKRKTIEKLAKGRPDDFTNLLRSWMADD, from the coding sequence ATGAAAGAGAAGTTCGAAACTTATAAAACCAAAACAAAAGACTCCTGGGGCAGTTTATCGAAAGCGACCAAATGGCTGATGGCCGCGTCCTTTTTCATCACATTACTTGCCCTAGGGCTTTTTGTTTTCTTCAATAGCCAAACGAATATGTCGCCTTTGTACTCCAATCTGGATCCTGCGGAAGCAGGCGAAATCAAGGCGGCGATTGAAACCCAAGGAATTCCAGTCGAAGTGTCAACGGACGGTTCGACCATCTCCGTCCCGGACGAGCAAGTTGCCAGCTTGAAAGTAAGCTTAGCGGCAGAAGGTTTGCCGAAAAACGGCAATGTCACTTACGGCATATTCAGTGAAAATATGGGGCTCGGCATGACCGACCGCCATTTTGACGTTGTCGAACGCGATGCGATGCAAAACGAACTTGCGTATTTGGTAAAACAAATCGCCGGCGTGACTGATGCGAACGTCATGATCACCTTGCCGAAAGAAAACGTTTGGTTGACCGATGAAGAACAAGTATCGACCGCATCAATTGTCATCCAAGGCGATGGCACCTTGAATTTGGACCAGAAACAAATCAACGGTTTGTATCATTTGGTCAGCAAATCAGTGCCGAATCTGCCGATGGAGCAAATCGTCATCATGGACCAAAACGGACAAGTATTCGAATTGCAAGATACAGGAGCACCGGACACCAATTTGACGGTGTATCAGCAAAACCGCGAAATCCAGCAAGGCATCGAACAAGACATACAGCGCGAATTGCAGCAGATGCTCGGGCTCTTGCTCGGGCAGGACAAAGTCGTTGTTTCTGTGATGGCGAATATCGATTTCACGAAAGAAAAACGCGAAGAACAATTGGTGGAGCCAGTGGATCTCGAAACGGGCGAAGGCATCGACATCAGCGTTGAGCGGATTGTTGAAACTTACGCAAGTGAAGGCGCCGCCTTGGCAGATGATGCCGGAACCGGGGAAACGGATATTGCCAATTACCCCGCAGCAGATGGATCTGGGACGAGTGAATCCGAACGGACTGAAGAGCGCATCAACCGGGAAGTCAACCGAATTAGCCGCCAAATCGAGATGAGCCCTTATGTCATCGACGATATTACGATCAATGTCGGCGTAGAACCGCCAGTGCCGGACAATCCGGCAAGTTTGACTGAGCAGAACATGACGGATATCCGCAATTTACTCGGGAATACGGTCAGCGCTTCGCTCAGCATGAACGAATTCCAACCGACGCCGGCAGAGCTCGACGACCGAATTTCCATCTTTGCGACAGAATTCCAAGGTCGTCCGGAGTTGGCCGAAGAAGAGCCAGTCACGACTTTCTGGACAGGCGTTCCGCTTCTTTGGTACGTAGTGGCCGGCGTGGCCATTATCCTGTTGGCAGGCATCATTCTCCTTGTGGCCAAGAGACGCAAAAAGCAGCAGGAAGAATTAGCGGCAGAGCTTGAGATGGATTATTTCGAGCGAGCGGCTGCGAAAATGCAACCGGCAGCAACCGAACAAGACGGTGGAGTCGATTTGTCGGAATTTAATAATCGTACCAATCCGAAGCGCAAAACCATCGAGAAGCTTGCGAAAGGGCGTCCTGATGATTTTACAAATCTACTGCGCTCATGGATGGCGGATGATTAG
- the fliG gene encoding flagellar motor switch protein FliG codes for MVERIKELTGIQKVAVLLVGMGPDVSVEVFKRLSEREIDQLTMEISNVRQLKNSQTEKVINEFYEMVLAQDYMNEGGLSYAREVLEKALGKEKAIDTIGRLSNRLQVKPFNFARRLDPARLVTVLQHEQAQTIALVLSYLDPKQSSQILSQLPSEQRAEVAKRIALMESTSPDVIQQVEQILERKLSSVNGVQDYAVTGGVEAIVRVLNQVDRSTEKAILSELESGSPDLVAEIKKLMFVFEDLVKLDVRSIQRVIREVSDVELSLALKAASDEVKESIFRNMSSRRSELIREEIEVMGPVKLKDVENAQTEIVALIRKLEEEGEITVSREEGDELIV; via the coding sequence ATGGTAGAACGCATTAAAGAATTGACAGGAATCCAAAAAGTCGCCGTATTGCTCGTAGGTATGGGCCCTGACGTTTCCGTTGAAGTATTCAAGCGCTTGTCTGAGAGAGAAATTGACCAATTAACGATGGAAATCTCCAATGTCCGTCAATTGAAGAATAGCCAGACAGAAAAAGTGATCAATGAATTTTACGAAATGGTATTGGCACAAGATTATATGAACGAAGGCGGGCTCAGCTATGCGCGTGAAGTTCTCGAAAAAGCGCTCGGCAAAGAAAAAGCCATCGACACGATTGGCCGGTTGTCGAACCGCCTTCAAGTCAAGCCGTTCAATTTTGCCAGGCGCTTGGATCCGGCGCGCCTTGTCACGGTGCTTCAGCACGAACAAGCGCAGACCATCGCCTTGGTGCTGTCTTATCTAGATCCAAAGCAGTCCTCGCAAATTCTGTCCCAGCTGCCGTCAGAACAGCGGGCAGAAGTGGCAAAGAGAATTGCATTAATGGAAAGTACGTCACCCGATGTCATTCAGCAAGTCGAACAAATTTTGGAACGGAAATTATCTTCTGTGAACGGTGTCCAGGATTACGCAGTGACCGGTGGGGTGGAAGCGATTGTCCGCGTCCTCAACCAAGTCGATCGAAGCACAGAAAAGGCTATCTTATCTGAACTTGAAAGCGGAAGCCCGGACCTCGTTGCAGAAATCAAAAAACTTATGTTTGTCTTTGAAGATCTTGTTAAGTTGGACGTGCGTTCGATACAGCGGGTTATTCGCGAAGTCAGCGATGTGGAATTGAGCCTGGCATTGAAGGCAGCCAGTGACGAAGTCAAGGAAAGCATATTCAGAAACATGTCCTCAAGGCGTTCCGAACTGATTCGAGAAGAGATAGAAGTGATGGGGCCTGTGAAATTGAAGGATGTGGAAAATGCGCAGACAGAAATCGTAGCGCTCATCCGCAAACTTGAAGAAGAGGGCGAAATCACCGTTTCCCGGGAAGAGGGAGATGAACTGATTGTCTAA
- a CDS encoding FliH/SctL family protein gives MSNIIRSTEQSGTKIIGLRKVETRRPFEAQADSDIEQYGERLKSEVSGLEQQLDTLRKQLAEEQQQAQAEMAEWRETQQQQALEEAERQAQAAAEAGFQEGFTQGFAQAEADFLQKRELMESLIAAAYEEQRRIIRESEPFLLSLSTEIARKIIRNELMQDDVQLLSIIRHALRQADDTEEVAIHVALEDYPAMLPFEDELKSYIRAGAELKLMPVAGQAPSGCTIHTKNGSFDATLDSQLNEIKKQLLVYCEEKSNDETDR, from the coding sequence TTGTCTAACATCATCCGCAGCACCGAACAAAGCGGCACGAAAATCATCGGATTGCGCAAAGTGGAAACCCGCCGGCCGTTCGAAGCGCAAGCGGATTCAGACATCGAACAATACGGCGAGCGTTTGAAAAGCGAAGTCAGCGGTCTGGAGCAGCAATTGGACACGCTGAGAAAACAACTGGCCGAAGAACAGCAGCAAGCACAAGCAGAAATGGCCGAATGGCGTGAAACCCAACAGCAACAAGCATTAGAAGAAGCGGAACGACAGGCGCAAGCTGCTGCGGAAGCAGGATTTCAAGAAGGCTTCACACAAGGGTTCGCCCAAGCTGAGGCGGATTTTCTCCAAAAGCGCGAGCTGATGGAAAGCTTGATCGCCGCCGCCTACGAAGAACAGCGCCGCATCATCCGGGAATCGGAACCGTTCTTGCTGTCGCTCAGCACCGAAATCGCGCGGAAAATCATCCGCAATGAATTGATGCAAGACGATGTGCAACTCTTGTCGATCATCCGCCACGCGCTTCGGCAAGCGGACGATACGGAAGAAGTCGCCATCCATGTGGCACTCGAAGACTATCCGGCGATGCTGCCTTTTGAAGACGAGTTGAAAAGCTATATCCGGGCAGGCGCAGAACTCAAACTGATGCCGGTCGCAGGGCAAGCGCCTTCCGGCTGCACCATTCATACGAAAAACGGCTCGTTTGACGCGACACTCGATAGCCAGCTAAACGAAATCAAAAAGCAATTGCTCGTTTATTGTGAGGAGAAATCCAATGATGAAACTGATAGATAG
- the fliI gene encoding flagellar protein export ATPase FliI codes for MKLIDSEYLTLLEEIEPVRKHGKVVQVIGLTIEAQGPNAKLGELCLLYPSRFDPPIEAEVVGFKENKIMLMPLRDLAQVGPGCLVVATGVPLQIRVGPAILGKILDGTGKPLDDNKLPKGLKKYSTTNTPPNPLKRPRIDKPLEVGVRAIDGLLTVGQGQRIGVFAGSGVGKSTLMGMIARNTEADVNVIALIGERGREVRDFIERDLGPEGLKNSVVVAATSDQTPMQRIKGALTATAIAEYFRDQGKNVMLMMDSVTRFAMAQREVGLAVGEPPTSKGYTPSVFALLPRLLERSGTSSKGSITAFYTVLVDGDDMNEPIADAVRGILDGHIVLDRKLAQKGQFPAINIMASVSRVMNEVTTRDHQRAATELKRLLAAHDSAEDLINIGAYKSGANKEIDEAIRAYPLIREYLQQDIYEKAELTESVERLARQFGGAET; via the coding sequence ATGAAACTGATAGATAGCGAGTATCTGACGCTGCTGGAAGAAATCGAGCCGGTGAGAAAACACGGGAAAGTCGTCCAAGTGATCGGCTTGACCATCGAAGCGCAAGGCCCAAACGCCAAGCTCGGCGAGTTGTGCTTATTGTACCCGAGCCGTTTTGATCCCCCGATCGAAGCGGAAGTGGTCGGCTTCAAGGAAAACAAAATCATGCTCATGCCATTGCGCGATTTGGCACAAGTCGGGCCAGGCTGCCTCGTCGTGGCAACAGGCGTGCCGTTGCAGATCCGTGTCGGCCCAGCCATTCTTGGAAAAATCCTCGACGGCACCGGCAAGCCTTTGGATGACAATAAATTGCCGAAAGGCTTGAAGAAATATTCTACGACCAACACGCCGCCGAACCCGCTGAAACGGCCGCGCATCGACAAACCCTTGGAAGTGGGCGTGCGTGCGATCGACGGCTTGCTGACGGTCGGGCAAGGCCAGCGCATCGGCGTCTTCGCCGGAAGCGGCGTCGGAAAAAGCACGCTCATGGGCATGATCGCCCGCAACACCGAAGCCGATGTCAACGTCATCGCGCTGATCGGCGAGCGTGGCCGGGAAGTGCGTGATTTCATCGAGCGCGATCTCGGCCCGGAAGGATTGAAAAACTCGGTCGTCGTCGCTGCAACCTCCGACCAGACACCGATGCAGCGCATCAAAGGAGCATTGACGGCCACGGCGATCGCGGAGTATTTCCGCGACCAAGGGAAAAACGTCATGTTGATGATGGATTCCGTCACCCGTTTTGCCATGGCGCAGCGCGAAGTGGGCCTGGCGGTCGGTGAACCGCCAACGAGTAAAGGGTATACGCCAAGCGTCTTCGCTTTATTGCCGCGCTTACTGGAACGCTCCGGCACCTCGTCGAAAGGATCGATCACGGCATTCTACACTGTGCTGGTCGATGGCGATGATATGAACGAACCGATCGCTGATGCGGTGCGCGGCATCTTGGACGGCCACATCGTTTTAGACCGCAAATTGGCGCAAAAGGGGCAGTTCCCGGCAATCAATATCATGGCAAGTGTGAGCCGCGTCATGAATGAAGTGACAACGCGCGACCACCAAAGAGCCGCGACCGAATTGAAGCGATTGCTCGCAGCCCATGATTCAGCGGAAGACTTAATCAATATCGGAGCCTATAAAAGCGGCGCCAATAAAGAAATCGATGAAGCGATCCGCGCGTATCCATTGATTCGCGAATATTTACAGCAAGATATTTACGAGAAAGCCGAATTGACGGAGAGCGTCGAACGGCTCGCACGACAATTTGGAGGTGCTGAAACGTGA
- the fliJ gene encoding flagellar export protein FliJ, whose amino-acid sequence MTRFNFRFQKILELKENETQLAQVEMAEALKKEQAVREQSEVLHSKITQAEEMKKTKEQKGIPISELRMLEEYIHQLYEQSFMAKREVATHERNVSRSQDALKEKAREEKTWGNLKEQNYAAHQKEHQAAEQNFFDDLAGSRYYRLGRTGDAQ is encoded by the coding sequence GTGACACGATTCAATTTCCGATTCCAGAAAATTCTCGAATTGAAAGAAAACGAAACCCAGCTGGCACAAGTAGAGATGGCCGAAGCGCTGAAAAAAGAGCAAGCCGTCCGCGAGCAAAGTGAAGTATTGCATAGCAAGATTACCCAGGCGGAAGAAATGAAAAAAACAAAAGAGCAAAAAGGCATCCCCATCTCCGAGCTGCGCATGCTAGAAGAATACATCCATCAGCTCTATGAGCAGTCATTCATGGCGAAACGAGAAGTCGCAACCCACGAACGCAATGTCTCGAGAAGCCAAGATGCATTGAAAGAAAAAGCGCGCGAAGAAAAAACCTGGGGCAATTTAAAAGAGCAAAACTATGCTGCCCACCAGAAAGAACACCAAGCGGCAGAACAAAACTTTTTCGATGACCTGGCCGGCAGCCGCTATTACCGCCTCGGCAGAACCGGTGATGCACAGTGA